In the Populus trichocarpa isolate Nisqually-1 chromosome 1, P.trichocarpa_v4.1, whole genome shotgun sequence genome, one interval contains:
- the LOC7467031 gene encoding E3 ubiquitin-protein ligase complex slx8-rfp subunit slx8 has protein sequence MNLLENFDNNMIFVENLDDNKVFLYHGDNTMDLLGNTDRLEDDLWEAERSYFQHSNLNYPPPIQNNMPLHGMYFPCHPRNFQAEVYGLTRQHQTAQDVEVIDDDIAIISPSMFDQARKKARRNTDAVRENINIVNQARSVLQFHGLLSQPVPSPQLPGLCQTMPPPQFPGFSQTEPPAQVSGLSQAVPPPAAPAFRCPICMDELQEATSTKCGHVFCKNCIKKALAVQKKCPTCRMKCRAKSIYRIFLPTVL, from the exons ATGAATTTACTGGAGAATTTTGACAACAACATGATTTTTGTGGAGAACTTAGACGACAACAAGGTGTTTCTGTATCACGGAGACAACACTATGGATTTACTGGGGAATACAGATCGTCTGGAAGATGATTTGTGGGAAGCCGAGAGAAGTTACTTTCAGCACTCTAATCTCAACTATCCACCTCCGATTCAGAACAATATGCCTCTCCATGGCATGTACTTTCCTTGTCATCCTCGGAATTTTCAAGCTGAAGTGTATGGTCTGACCAGACAACATCAAACTGCACAAGATGTTGAGGTCATTGATGATGATATTGCTATAATCTCGCCCAGCATGTTTGACCAA GCCAGGAAGAAAGCTAGGAGAAATACTGATGCAGTAAGGGAAAACATAAATATCGTCAATCAG GCTAGGAGTGTGCTCCAATTCCATGGATTGTTGTCCCAGCCTGTGCCATCACCCCAATTACCTGGATTGTGTCAAACTATGCCACCACCCCAATTCCCTGGATTTTCTCAGACTGAACCACCAGCCCAAGTTTCTGGATTGTCCCAGGCCGTGCCACCACCAGCGGCACCTGCATTTCGTTGCCCAATTTGTATGGATGAGTTACAAGAAGCAACATCAACAAAATGTGGTCATGTTTTCTGCAAGAACTGCATTAAAAAAGCACTAGCTGTTCAGAAGAAGTGCCCTACTTGCAGGATGAAATGCAGAGCGAAATCCATCTACAGGATCTTTCTTCCCACAGTCCTATAA
- the LOC112326296 gene encoding E3 ubiquitin-protein ligase WAV3-like isoform X2, translated as MASNAWRKLKKSLKSKLSFLSTPRSPTNDTTATTENPRVATATPPLLPTISSSSSFSSRLSRSFSLHSSPKKCAICLTSLKKGQGQAIFYAECSHPFHFNCIADNVKHGNLRCPVCRSKWKDVPFQAPKNVPSFQRSGSLHAYVPNASPVHIEPDHFSDDELVPDVSQGQPSSSRPHAITVKTLPEYPAVSASESFSKFGVLVRVLAPPLDNTLPHHRAPIDIVNVLDVSGSMAGKLILLKRAVNFIIQNLGPSDRLSIVTFSSSARRILPLRTMSGSGREDAISVVNSLSATGGTNIVAGLRKGVRVLEERRQHNSVASIILLSDGCDTQSHSTHNRLEYLKLIFPSNNASGEESRQPTFPIHTFGFGLDHDSAAMHAISDVSGGTFSFIESIDILQDAFARCIGGLTSIVARDVQLKVRSASPGVQILSTPSGRHKNKIFDQGHQATIDIGDLYAEEEKEFLVFLSIPVFPAVDGEEMLENMPLVDVSGFQKDSVSTDTVEVEGERVEIRRPQFLSSTDWVPCLEVDRQRNRLLVTETIAKTQRMAEMGDLKGAQALLAEQLSTLLSTASAQAGDDLCNQLEAELKETRKRMETRELYERSGRAYVLSGMSSHSWQRAATRGPSMPISSGGNSDMRRTTTSYETPSMTTMVTKSQNLNLAPRE; from the exons ATGGCCTCTAACGCATGGCGCAAACTCAAAAAATCCCTCAAGTCAAAGCTCTCATTCCTCTCCACCCCCAGGTCCCCCACCAACGACACAACTGCCACCACCGAAAATCCCCGCGTCGCCACCGCTACTCCTCCACTACTTCcaacaatatcatcatcatcctcgTTCAGTTCTCGTCTCTCGCGTAGCTTCAGTCTCCACTCTTCTCCA AAAAAATGTGCCATTTGCTTGACGAGTTTGAAAAAAGGGCAAGGCCAAGCCATCTTTTATGCTGAGTGTTCTCACCCTTTCCACTTCAATTGCATTGCTGACAATGTCAAGCATGGTAATCTCAGATGCCCTGTTTGCCGCTCCAAATGGAAAGATGTGCCTTTTCAAGCGCCAAAAAATGTCCCCAGTTTTCAACGTAGTGGTTCATTGCATGCTTATGTACCTAATGCATCTCCAGTTCATATTGAGCCGGATCACTTCTCAGACGATGAACTAGTCCCAGATGTTTCTCAAGGTCAACCCTCTTCATCTCGACCCCATGCTATAACTGTGAAGACTTTACCAGAGTATCCTGCTGTTTCTGCTTCGGAATCTTTCTCTAAGTTTGGTGTTCTTGTCCGTGTTCTCGCTCCTCCGCTTGATAATACTCTACCTCATCACCGTGCACCAATTGATATTGTAAATGTGTTGGATGTTAGTGGTAGCATGGCAGGCAAGCTGATACTTCTCAAGCGTGCTGTCAACTTTATCATACAAAACTTAGGCCCTTCAGATCGACTTTCGATTGTGACTTTCTCTTCATCAGCTCGAAGAATCTTACCACTTAGAACAATGTCTGGAAGTGGCCGTGAAGATGCCATAAGTGTTGTAAACTCTCTTTCTGCAACTGGTGGAACTAATATTGTTGCAGGGCTCAGGAAAGGGGTTCGGGTTCTGGAAGAACGGCGTCAACATAATTCAGTTGCAAGCATTATCCTTTTATCTGATGGTTGTGATACACAAAGTCACAGTACACATAATAGATTGGAATATCTAAAGTTGATTTTTCCTAGCAATAATGCATCTGGAGAGGAGTCTCGGCAGCCAACTTTCCCAATTCACACATTCGGGTTTGGATTGGATCATGATTCTGCTGCAATGCATGCTATATCTGATGTATCCGGCGGCACATTTTCCTTCATTGAGTCCATTGACATTTTACAAGATGCTTTTGCAAGATGCATTGGCGGTCTTACAAGTATTGTGGCCCGGGACGTTCAACTCAAAGTTAGGTCAGCATCACCAGGAGTGCAGATTTTGTCGACCCCTTCTGGGAGAcacaagaataaaatttttgatCAGGGACACCAAGCTACGATTGATATCGGAGATTTATATGCAGAAGAGGAGAAGGAGTTTTTAGTGTTCCTCTCAATTCCTGTATTTCCAGCTGTTGATGGTGAGGAAATGTTGGAAAACATGCCATTGGTGGATGTTTCAGGCTTTCAGAAAGATTCGGTGTCGACGGATACAGTCGAAGTAGAAGGTGAGAGAGTTGAGATACGACGACCTCAGTTTTTATCTTCTACTGATTGGGTACCGTGTTTGGAGGTTGATAGGCAAAGAAATCGTTTGCTAGTGACAGAAACTATTGCCAAGACACAAAGGATGGCTGAAATGGGAGATTTAAAGGGTGCACAGGCTCTTCTGGCAGAGCAACTATCCACTCTTCTATCTACAGCTTCTGCCCAAGCAGGAGATGATCTATGTAATCAGCTAGAAGCTGAGTTGAAAGAAACCAGGAAGAGAATGGAAACCAGGGAATTATATGAACGCTCTGGGCGTGCATATGTTCTTTCGGGAATGAGTTCTCACTCATGGCAAAGGGCTGCAACTAGGGGTCCCTCAATGCCAATCTCATCAGGTGGGAACTCAGATATGAGGAGGACTACCACTAGCTATGAAACACCATCTATGACTACCATGGTAACGAAGTCACAAAATTTGAACTTGGCACCTAGAGAGTAG
- the LOC112326296 gene encoding E3 ubiquitin-protein ligase WAV3-like isoform X1, with amino-acid sequence MLINLTFSLPPSLLNCFALSLNQAQWPLTHGANSKNPSSQSSHSSPPPGPPPTTQLPPPKIPASPPLLLHYFQQYHHHPRSVLVSRVASVSTLLQCPVCRSKWKDVPFQAPKNVPSFQRSGSLHAYVPNASPVHIEPDHFSDDELVPDVSQGQPSSSRPHAITVKTLPEYPAVSASESFSKFGVLVRVLAPPLDNTLPHHRAPIDIVNVLDVSGSMAGKLILLKRAVNFIIQNLGPSDRLSIVTFSSSARRILPLRTMSGSGREDAISVVNSLSATGGTNIVAGLRKGVRVLEERRQHNSVASIILLSDGCDTQSHSTHNRLEYLKLIFPSNNASGEESRQPTFPIHTFGFGLDHDSAAMHAISDVSGGTFSFIESIDILQDAFARCIGGLTSIVARDVQLKVRSASPGVQILSTPSGRHKNKIFDQGHQATIDIGDLYAEEEKEFLVFLSIPVFPAVDGEEMLENMPLVDVSGFQKDSVSTDTVEVEGERVEIRRPQFLSSTDWVPCLEVDRQRNRLLVTETIAKTQRMAEMGDLKGAQALLAEQLSTLLSTASAQAGDDLCNQLEAELKETRKRMETRELYERSGRAYVLSGMSSHSWQRAATRGPSMPISSGGNSDMRRTTTSYETPSMTTMVTKSQNLNLAPRE; translated from the exons atgctaaTAAACCTAACattttctctccctccctccctatTAAACTGTTTTGCCCTTAGTCTGAACCAGGCACAATGGCCTCTAACGCATGGCGCAAACTCAAAAAATCCCTCAAGTCAAAGCTCTCATTCCTCTCCACCCCCAGGTCCCCCACCAACGACACAACTGCCACCACCGAAAATCCCCGCGTCGCCACCGCTACTCCTCCACTACTTCcaacaatatcatcatcatcctcgTTCAGTTCTCGTCTCTCGCGTAGCTTCAGTCTCCACTCTTCTCCA ATGCCCTGTTTGCCGCTCCAAATGGAAAGATGTGCCTTTTCAAGCGCCAAAAAATGTCCCCAGTTTTCAACGTAGTGGTTCATTGCATGCTTATGTACCTAATGCATCTCCAGTTCATATTGAGCCGGATCACTTCTCAGACGATGAACTAGTCCCAGATGTTTCTCAAGGTCAACCCTCTTCATCTCGACCCCATGCTATAACTGTGAAGACTTTACCAGAGTATCCTGCTGTTTCTGCTTCGGAATCTTTCTCTAAGTTTGGTGTTCTTGTCCGTGTTCTCGCTCCTCCGCTTGATAATACTCTACCTCATCACCGTGCACCAATTGATATTGTAAATGTGTTGGATGTTAGTGGTAGCATGGCAGGCAAGCTGATACTTCTCAAGCGTGCTGTCAACTTTATCATACAAAACTTAGGCCCTTCAGATCGACTTTCGATTGTGACTTTCTCTTCATCAGCTCGAAGAATCTTACCACTTAGAACAATGTCTGGAAGTGGCCGTGAAGATGCCATAAGTGTTGTAAACTCTCTTTCTGCAACTGGTGGAACTAATATTGTTGCAGGGCTCAGGAAAGGGGTTCGGGTTCTGGAAGAACGGCGTCAACATAATTCAGTTGCAAGCATTATCCTTTTATCTGATGGTTGTGATACACAAAGTCACAGTACACATAATAGATTGGAATATCTAAAGTTGATTTTTCCTAGCAATAATGCATCTGGAGAGGAGTCTCGGCAGCCAACTTTCCCAATTCACACATTCGGGTTTGGATTGGATCATGATTCTGCTGCAATGCATGCTATATCTGATGTATCCGGCGGCACATTTTCCTTCATTGAGTCCATTGACATTTTACAAGATGCTTTTGCAAGATGCATTGGCGGTCTTACAAGTATTGTGGCCCGGGACGTTCAACTCAAAGTTAGGTCAGCATCACCAGGAGTGCAGATTTTGTCGACCCCTTCTGGGAGAcacaagaataaaatttttgatCAGGGACACCAAGCTACGATTGATATCGGAGATTTATATGCAGAAGAGGAGAAGGAGTTTTTAGTGTTCCTCTCAATTCCTGTATTTCCAGCTGTTGATGGTGAGGAAATGTTGGAAAACATGCCATTGGTGGATGTTTCAGGCTTTCAGAAAGATTCGGTGTCGACGGATACAGTCGAAGTAGAAGGTGAGAGAGTTGAGATACGACGACCTCAGTTTTTATCTTCTACTGATTGGGTACCGTGTTTGGAGGTTGATAGGCAAAGAAATCGTTTGCTAGTGACAGAAACTATTGCCAAGACACAAAGGATGGCTGAAATGGGAGATTTAAAGGGTGCACAGGCTCTTCTGGCAGAGCAACTATCCACTCTTCTATCTACAGCTTCTGCCCAAGCAGGAGATGATCTATGTAATCAGCTAGAAGCTGAGTTGAAAGAAACCAGGAAGAGAATGGAAACCAGGGAATTATATGAACGCTCTGGGCGTGCATATGTTCTTTCGGGAATGAGTTCTCACTCATGGCAAAGGGCTGCAACTAGGGGTCCCTCAATGCCAATCTCATCAGGTGGGAACTCAGATATGAGGAGGACTACCACTAGCTATGAAACACCATCTATGACTACCATGGTAACGAAGTCACAAAATTTGAACTTGGCACCTAGAGAGTAG
- the LOC7467030 gene encoding uncharacterized protein LOC7467030 codes for MVTEEPKDPFKGVDWKAIGGELQKDPSAGTKPIIKKRLPKKIRQIPDYYFLPRLPLPTVIAFYGACIAGGVGAGMLLEMWINKKVKEDGGIIWEFDK; via the exons ATGGTAACTGAAGAGCCAAAAGATCCATTCAAGGGGGTTGACTGGAAGGCCATAGGTGGTGAATTACAGAAGGATCCTAGCGCTGGTACTAAACCAATTATAAAGAAGCGGCTTCCGAAAAAGATTAGGCAAATTCCAGACTACTATTTCCTTCCTCGATTGCCTCTACCTACTGTCATTGCCTTCTATGGAGCGTGTATTGCAGGTGGAGTTGGTGCTGGCATGCTACTGGAGATGTGGATAAATAAGAAAGTGAAAG AGGATGGAGGCATCATATGGGAGTTTGATAAATAG
- the LOC7477810 gene encoding SART-1 family protein DOT2 isoform X1: MDMDWSESRHERREERDDVDDKVNGVEKSSKHTRKKSGRGEERERERDRDHKSKDRERSKKTSDNDVGKDKSRDSKVKDKEYDREKSREKDKDRKDRGKEKERERDREKKEKERERVKEKEKHKDREKDRDNDKERERGREKTKERERDREADQDKERSREKDRASRKSNEEDYDDKVQMDYEDEVDKDNRKQGKVSFRDEDDQSAEGASAGAHSSASELGQRILKMKEERTKKKSEPGSDILAWVGKSRKIEENKYAAKKRAKHLSKIFEEQDNIGQGGSDDEEADQHNAYNLAGIKVLDGLDKVLEGGAVVLTLKDQNILADGDINEEVDMLENVEIGEQKRRDEAYKAAKKKTGIYEDKFNDDPASEKKMLPQYDDANADEGVTLDERGRFTGEAEKKLEELRRRLQGTSTSARLEDLNSSGKISSDYFTHEEMLQFKKPKKKKSLRKKDKLDIDALEAEAVSAGLGIGDLGSRKDGRRQAIREEQERSEAEMRNNAYQSAYAKADEASKSLRLDRTLQTKVEEEENLVFADDEEDLYKSLERARKLALKKQEAEASGPLAIAHLASTTLSSQIADDKNPETGESHENKLVFTEMEEFVSAIQLAEEVHKPDNEDVFMDEDEPPRVSDEEQKDEAGGWMEVPDNSKDENPVNEDEEIVPDETIHEVAVGKGLSGALKLLKERGTLKESIDWGGRNMDKKKSKLVGIVDDDVGTNNDNKFKDIRIERTDEFGRIMTPKEAFRMISHKFHGKGPGKMKQEKRMKQYQEELKLKQMKNSDTPSLSVERMRGAQAQLKTPYLVLSGHVKPGQTSDPRSGFATVEKDFPGGLTPMLGDKKVEHFLGIKRKPETGFSGAPKKPKI, encoded by the exons ATGGATATGGACTGGTCTGAATCTAGGCACGAGCGACGTGAAGAGAGGGATGATGTGGACGACAAGGTGAATGGAGTTGAAAAATCGAGTAAGCATACTAGGAAGAAGAGCGgcagaggagaggagagagagagggagagggataGGGATCATAAGAGTAAAGACAGGGAACGGTCGAAGAAAACCAGCGATAATGATGTTGGTAAAGATAAGAGTAGAGATAGTAAGGTGAAGGATAAAGAATATGACCGAGAGAAGTCTAGAGAGAAGGATAAGGATAGGAAAGATCGagggaaggaaaaggaaagggagagggatagggaaaagaaggaaaaggaaagggaaagagtgaaggagaaggagaagcatAAGGATAGAGAGAAGGACAGGGATAATGataaagagagggagagggggagagagaagactaaggagagagagagagacagggaAGCGGATCAAGATAAAGAGAGGTCCAGAGAGAAGGATAGGGCAAGCAGAAAAAGCAACGAGGAAGATTATGATGACAAGGTTCAGATGGATTATGAAGATGAAGTGGACAAGGATAATCGAAAACAAGGGAAGGTTTCTTTTCGTGATGAAGATGATCAAAGTGCTGAAGGTGCATCAGCTGGAGCTCACTCATCTGCCTCGGAGCTTGGGCAACGCATTTTGAA gATGAAGgaagaaagaacaaagaaaaagtcTGAACCTGGTTCTGACATTTTAGCATGGGTTGGTAAGAGTCGCAAGATTGAGGAGAACAAGTATGCTGCGAAAAAGAGAGCCAAGCATCTCTCAAAGATTTTTGAGGAGCAG GACAATATTGGTCAAGGAGGCAGTGATGATGAGGAAGCAGACCAGCATAATGCTT ATAATCTTGCTGGAATCAAGGTTCTTGATGGCCTTGACAAGGTATTGGAAGGCGGAGCTGTTGTTTTGACACTCAAAGATCAGAATATACTTGCAGATGGTGACATCAATGAAG AGGTTGATATGCTTGAAAATGTGGAAATTGGAGAGCAGAAGCGCCGGGATGAGGCTTATAAAGCTGCTAAGAAAAAGACGGGTATCTATGAAGACAA GTTCAATGATGATCCTGCTTCAGAGAAGAAAATGCTTCCGCAATATGACGATGCCAATGCAGATGAG GGCGTAACTCTTGATGAAAGGGGCCGCTTCACTGGCGAAGCAGAGAAAAAGCTGGAGGAG CTCCGCAGAAGGCTACAAGGTACTTCCACAAGTGCTCGCTTAGAAGATCTAAACTCATCTGGAAAGATCTCATCAGATTACTTTACTCATGAAGAGATGCTTCAGTTTaaaaagccaaagaaaaagaaatctttgCGAAAGAAGGATAAGCTAGATATAGATGCCCTTGAAGCAGAAGCTGTGTCGGCAGGGTTGGGTATTGGAGATCTTGGTTCTAGGAAAGATGGGAGAAGGCAGGCCATTAGAGAGGAACAAGAGAGATCTGAGGCTGAAATGAGAAACAATGCCTACCAATCAGCTTATGCTAAAGCAGATGAGGCATCAAAATCACTGCGACTAGATCGAACTCTACAAACTAAAGTGGAGGAAGAGGAAAATCTAGTGTTTGCAGATGACGAAGAAGATCTTTATAAGTCATTAGAAAGAGCAAGGAAATTAGCTCTTAAAAAGCAAGAGGCGGAAGCATCTGGTCCTCTAGCAATTGCTCACCTTGCCTCCACCACTTTAAGCAGTCAAATTGCAGATGATAAAAACCCTGAAACTGGAGAGTCACATGAAAACAAACTTGTGTTCACCGAGATGGAAGAGTTTGTCTCAGCTATTCAGCTTGCTGAag AAGTTCACAAGCCTGACAACGAAGATGTTTTCATGGACGAAGATGAACCACCAAGAGTTTCTGATGAAGAACAAAAGGACGAGGCTGGTGGATGGATGGAAGTTCCAGACAACAGTAAAGATGAAAATCCTGTCAATGAGGATGAGGAGATAGTTCCTGATGAAACCATACATGAGGTTGCTGTTGGGAAAGGATTATCTGGTGCACTGAAGTTGCTTAAAGAGCGAGGTACACTTAAAGAAAGTATTGACTGGGGTGGCAGAAATATGGACAAGAAAAAGAGCAAGCTTGTTGGTATCGTAGATGATGATGTTGGtactaataatgataataagttCAAGGATATCCGCATCGAGAGGACAGATGAATTTGGGCGAATT ATGACTCCGAAGGAAGCCTTTCGAATGATTTCTCATAAATTCCATGGGAAGGGGCCTGGCAAAATGAAGCAAGAAAAGAGAATGAAACAATACCAGGAAGAATTGAAGTTGAAGCAAATGAAAAATTCAGATACACCATCACTGTCTGTGGAGCGGATGAGGGGAGCTCAAGCTCAATTAAAGACACCTTACCTTGTCCTCAGTGGTCATGTTAAACCAGG GCAAACCAGTGATCCTAGAAGTGGCTTCGCAACTGTTGAGAAGGATTTCCCAGGAGGCTTAACACCCATGCTCGGTGATAAAAAG GTTGAGCACTTCTTGGGGATAAAGCGCAAGCCTGAGACTGGATTCTCTGGTGCACCAAAGAAGCCTAAAATTTGA
- the LOC7477810 gene encoding SART-1 family protein DOT2 isoform X2, with protein MDMDWSESRHERREERDDVDDKVNGVEKSSKHTRKKSGRGEERERERDRDHKSKDRERSKKTSDNDVGKDKSRDSKVKDKEYDREKSREKDKDRKDRGKEKERERDREKKEKERERVKEKEKHKDREKDRDNDKERERGREKTKERERDREADQDKERSREKDRASRKSNEEDYDDKVQMDYEDEVDKDNRKQGKVSFRDEDDQSAEGASAGAHSSASELGQRILKMKEERTKKKSEPGSDILAWVGKSRKIEENKYAAKKRAKHLSKIFEEQDNIGQGGSDDEEADQHNAYNLAGIKVLDGLDKVLEGGAVVLTLKDQNILADGDINEEVDMLENVEIGEQKRRDEAYKAAKKKTGIYEDKFNDDPASEKKMLPQYDDANADEGVTLDERGRFTGEAEKKLEELRRRLQGTSTSARLEDLNSSGKISSDYFTHEEMLQFKKPKKKKSLRKKDKLDIDALEAEAVSAGLGIGDLGSRKDGRRQAIREEQERSEAEMRNNAYQSAYAKADEASKSLRLDRTLQTKVEEEENLVFADDEEDLYKSLERARKLALKKQEAEASGPLAIAHLASTTLSSQIADDKNPETGESHENKLVFTEMEEFVSAIQLAEVHKPDNEDVFMDEDEPPRVSDEEQKDEAGGWMEVPDNSKDENPVNEDEEIVPDETIHEVAVGKGLSGALKLLKERGTLKESIDWGGRNMDKKKSKLVGIVDDDVGTNNDNKFKDIRIERTDEFGRIMTPKEAFRMISHKFHGKGPGKMKQEKRMKQYQEELKLKQMKNSDTPSLSVERMRGAQAQLKTPYLVLSGHVKPGQTSDPRSGFATVEKDFPGGLTPMLGDKKVEHFLGIKRKPETGFSGAPKKPKI; from the exons ATGGATATGGACTGGTCTGAATCTAGGCACGAGCGACGTGAAGAGAGGGATGATGTGGACGACAAGGTGAATGGAGTTGAAAAATCGAGTAAGCATACTAGGAAGAAGAGCGgcagaggagaggagagagagagggagagggataGGGATCATAAGAGTAAAGACAGGGAACGGTCGAAGAAAACCAGCGATAATGATGTTGGTAAAGATAAGAGTAGAGATAGTAAGGTGAAGGATAAAGAATATGACCGAGAGAAGTCTAGAGAGAAGGATAAGGATAGGAAAGATCGagggaaggaaaaggaaagggagagggatagggaaaagaaggaaaaggaaagggaaagagtgaaggagaaggagaagcatAAGGATAGAGAGAAGGACAGGGATAATGataaagagagggagagggggagagagaagactaaggagagagagagagacagggaAGCGGATCAAGATAAAGAGAGGTCCAGAGAGAAGGATAGGGCAAGCAGAAAAAGCAACGAGGAAGATTATGATGACAAGGTTCAGATGGATTATGAAGATGAAGTGGACAAGGATAATCGAAAACAAGGGAAGGTTTCTTTTCGTGATGAAGATGATCAAAGTGCTGAAGGTGCATCAGCTGGAGCTCACTCATCTGCCTCGGAGCTTGGGCAACGCATTTTGAA gATGAAGgaagaaagaacaaagaaaaagtcTGAACCTGGTTCTGACATTTTAGCATGGGTTGGTAAGAGTCGCAAGATTGAGGAGAACAAGTATGCTGCGAAAAAGAGAGCCAAGCATCTCTCAAAGATTTTTGAGGAGCAG GACAATATTGGTCAAGGAGGCAGTGATGATGAGGAAGCAGACCAGCATAATGCTT ATAATCTTGCTGGAATCAAGGTTCTTGATGGCCTTGACAAGGTATTGGAAGGCGGAGCTGTTGTTTTGACACTCAAAGATCAGAATATACTTGCAGATGGTGACATCAATGAAG AGGTTGATATGCTTGAAAATGTGGAAATTGGAGAGCAGAAGCGCCGGGATGAGGCTTATAAAGCTGCTAAGAAAAAGACGGGTATCTATGAAGACAA GTTCAATGATGATCCTGCTTCAGAGAAGAAAATGCTTCCGCAATATGACGATGCCAATGCAGATGAG GGCGTAACTCTTGATGAAAGGGGCCGCTTCACTGGCGAAGCAGAGAAAAAGCTGGAGGAG CTCCGCAGAAGGCTACAAGGTACTTCCACAAGTGCTCGCTTAGAAGATCTAAACTCATCTGGAAAGATCTCATCAGATTACTTTACTCATGAAGAGATGCTTCAGTTTaaaaagccaaagaaaaagaaatctttgCGAAAGAAGGATAAGCTAGATATAGATGCCCTTGAAGCAGAAGCTGTGTCGGCAGGGTTGGGTATTGGAGATCTTGGTTCTAGGAAAGATGGGAGAAGGCAGGCCATTAGAGAGGAACAAGAGAGATCTGAGGCTGAAATGAGAAACAATGCCTACCAATCAGCTTATGCTAAAGCAGATGAGGCATCAAAATCACTGCGACTAGATCGAACTCTACAAACTAAAGTGGAGGAAGAGGAAAATCTAGTGTTTGCAGATGACGAAGAAGATCTTTATAAGTCATTAGAAAGAGCAAGGAAATTAGCTCTTAAAAAGCAAGAGGCGGAAGCATCTGGTCCTCTAGCAATTGCTCACCTTGCCTCCACCACTTTAAGCAGTCAAATTGCAGATGATAAAAACCCTGAAACTGGAGAGTCACATGAAAACAAACTTGTGTTCACCGAGATGGAAGAGTTTGTCTCAGCTATTCAGCTTGCTGAag TTCACAAGCCTGACAACGAAGATGTTTTCATGGACGAAGATGAACCACCAAGAGTTTCTGATGAAGAACAAAAGGACGAGGCTGGTGGATGGATGGAAGTTCCAGACAACAGTAAAGATGAAAATCCTGTCAATGAGGATGAGGAGATAGTTCCTGATGAAACCATACATGAGGTTGCTGTTGGGAAAGGATTATCTGGTGCACTGAAGTTGCTTAAAGAGCGAGGTACACTTAAAGAAAGTATTGACTGGGGTGGCAGAAATATGGACAAGAAAAAGAGCAAGCTTGTTGGTATCGTAGATGATGATGTTGGtactaataatgataataagttCAAGGATATCCGCATCGAGAGGACAGATGAATTTGGGCGAATT ATGACTCCGAAGGAAGCCTTTCGAATGATTTCTCATAAATTCCATGGGAAGGGGCCTGGCAAAATGAAGCAAGAAAAGAGAATGAAACAATACCAGGAAGAATTGAAGTTGAAGCAAATGAAAAATTCAGATACACCATCACTGTCTGTGGAGCGGATGAGGGGAGCTCAAGCTCAATTAAAGACACCTTACCTTGTCCTCAGTGGTCATGTTAAACCAGG GCAAACCAGTGATCCTAGAAGTGGCTTCGCAACTGTTGAGAAGGATTTCCCAGGAGGCTTAACACCCATGCTCGGTGATAAAAAG GTTGAGCACTTCTTGGGGATAAAGCGCAAGCCTGAGACTGGATTCTCTGGTGCACCAAAGAAGCCTAAAATTTGA